The following proteins are encoded in a genomic region of Vicugna pacos chromosome 16, VicPac4, whole genome shotgun sequence:
- the WFIKKN2 gene encoding WAP, Kazal, immunoglobulin, Kunitz and NTR domain-containing protein 2 isoform X1: MWAPGCRWFWSRWGQVAVLLLLLRVPPRGLALPPIRYSHAGICPNDMNPNLWVDAQSTCKRECETDQECETYEKCCPNVCGTKSCVAARYMDVKGKKGPVGMPKEATCDHFMCLQQGSECDIWDGQPVCKCRDRCEKEPSFTCASDGLTYYNRCYMDAEACSKGITLAVVTCRYHFTWPNTSPPPPETTVHPTTASLETPGLDLAAPALLNHPAHQSVTVGETVSFLCDVVGRPRPEITWEKQLEDRENVVMRPNHVRGNVVVTNIAQLVIYNAQLQDAGIYTCTARNAAGVLRADFPLSVVRGGQVSATAESSPNGTAFPAAECLKPPDSEDCGEEQTRWHFDAQANNCLTFTFGHCHRNRNHFETYEACVLACMSGPLAVCSLPALQGPCKAYAPRWAYNSQSGQCQSFVYGGCEGNGNNFESREACEESCPFPRGNQRCRACKPRQKLVTSFCRSDFVILGRVSELTEEPDAGRALVTVDEVLKDEKMGLKFLGREPLEVTLLHVDWTCPCPNVTVGETPLIIMGEVDGGMATLRPDSFVGASSSRRVRKLREVMHKKTCDVLKEFLGLQ, translated from the exons ATGTGGGCCCCAGGGTGCCGCTGGTTCTGGTCCcgctgggggcaggtggcagtgctgctgctgctgctcagggTGCCCCCGCGAGGCCTGGCACTGCCGCCCATCCGATACTCTCACGCGGGCATCTGCCCCAACGACATGAACCCCAACCTCTGGGTGGATGCCCAGAGCACCTGCAAGCGGGAGTGTGAGACGGACCAG GAGTGTGAGACCTATGAGAAGTGCTGCCCCAACGTGTGTGGGACCAAGAGCTGTGTGGCGGCCCGCTACATGGACGTGAAAGGGAAGAAGGGCCCGGTGGGCATGCCCAAGGAGGCCACGTGCGACCACTTCATGTGTCTGCAACAGGGCTCTGAATGTGACATCTGGGACGGCCAGCCCGTGTGCAAGTGCAGAGACCGCTGCGAGAAGGAGCCCAGTTTTACCTGCGCCTCTGACGGCCTCACCTACTATAACCGCTGCTACATGGACGCCGAGGCCTGCTCCAAGGGCATCACCCTGGCCGTTGTCACCTGCCGCTATCACTTCACCTGGCCCAACACCAGCCCCCCACCACCAGAGACCACGGTGCACCCCACCACAGCCTCCCTGGAGACCCCTGGGCTGGACCTGGCGGCCCCAGCTCTGCTCAACCACCCTGCGCACCAGTCGGTCACTGTGGGTGAGACAGTGAGCTTCCTGTGTGACGTGGTGGGTCGGCCCAGGCCTGAGATCACCTGGGAGAAGCAGCTGGAGGATCGGGAGAACGTGGTCATGAGGCCCAACCACGTGCGAGGCAACGTGGTGGTCACCAACATCGCCCAGCTGGTCATTTACAACGCCCAGCTCCAGGACGCCGGCATCTACACGTGCACCGCCCGCAACGCTGCTGGCGTCCTGCGGGCCGACTTCCCGCTGTCGGTGGTCAGGGGGGGTCAGGTTTCGGCCACCGCAGAGAGCAGCCCCAACGGCACGGCTTTCCCCGCAGCCGAGTGCCTGAAGCCCCCCGACAGTGAGGACTGCGGCGAGGAGCAGACCCGCTGGCACTTCGACGCCCAGGCCAACAACTGCCTGACCTTCACTTTCGGCCACTGCCACCGCAACCGCAACCACTTTGAGACCTACGAGGCCTGCGTGCTGGCCTGCATGAGCGGGCCGCTGGCCGTGTGCAGCCTGCCCGCCCTGCAGGGGCCCTGCAAGGCCTACGCGCCCCGCTGGGCCTACAACAGCCAGTCGGGCCAGTGCCAGTCCTTCGTCTACGGCGGCTGCGAGGGCAACGGCAACAACTTTGAGAGCCGCGAGGCCTGCGAGGAGTCCTGCCCCTTCCCCCGGGGGAACCAGCGCTGCCGGGCCTGCAAGCCCAGGCAGAAGCTCGTCACCAGCTTCTGTCGGAGTGACTTTGTCATCTTGGGCCGAGTCTCCGAGCTGACGGAGGAGCCTGACGCGGGGCGCGCCCTGGTGACAGTGGACGAGGTCCTAAAGGACGAGAAGATGGGCCTCAAGTTCCTGGGCCGGGAGCCGCTGGAGGTCACTCTGCTCCACGTGGACTGGACCTGCCCCTGCCCCAACGTGACCGTGGGCGAGACACCACTTATCATCATGGGCGAGGTGGATGGCGGCATGGCCACACTGCGGCCCGACAGCTTCGTGGGCGCGTCCAGCAGCCGGCGGGTCCGGAAGCTGCGTGAGGTCATGCACAAGAAAACCTGCGATGTCCTCAAGGAATTCCTGGGCTTGCAGTGA
- the WFIKKN2 gene encoding WAP, Kazal, immunoglobulin, Kunitz and NTR domain-containing protein 2 isoform X2 has product MDVKGKKGPVGMPKEATCDHFMCLQQGSECDIWDGQPVCKCRDRCEKEPSFTCASDGLTYYNRCYMDAEACSKGITLAVVTCRYHFTWPNTSPPPPETTVHPTTASLETPGLDLAAPALLNHPAHQSVTVGETVSFLCDVVGRPRPEITWEKQLEDRENVVMRPNHVRGNVVVTNIAQLVIYNAQLQDAGIYTCTARNAAGVLRADFPLSVVRGGQVSATAESSPNGTAFPAAECLKPPDSEDCGEEQTRWHFDAQANNCLTFTFGHCHRNRNHFETYEACVLACMSGPLAVCSLPALQGPCKAYAPRWAYNSQSGQCQSFVYGGCEGNGNNFESREACEESCPFPRGNQRCRACKPRQKLVTSFCRSDFVILGRVSELTEEPDAGRALVTVDEVLKDEKMGLKFLGREPLEVTLLHVDWTCPCPNVTVGETPLIIMGEVDGGMATLRPDSFVGASSSRRVRKLREVMHKKTCDVLKEFLGLQ; this is encoded by the coding sequence ATGGACGTGAAAGGGAAGAAGGGCCCGGTGGGCATGCCCAAGGAGGCCACGTGCGACCACTTCATGTGTCTGCAACAGGGCTCTGAATGTGACATCTGGGACGGCCAGCCCGTGTGCAAGTGCAGAGACCGCTGCGAGAAGGAGCCCAGTTTTACCTGCGCCTCTGACGGCCTCACCTACTATAACCGCTGCTACATGGACGCCGAGGCCTGCTCCAAGGGCATCACCCTGGCCGTTGTCACCTGCCGCTATCACTTCACCTGGCCCAACACCAGCCCCCCACCACCAGAGACCACGGTGCACCCCACCACAGCCTCCCTGGAGACCCCTGGGCTGGACCTGGCGGCCCCAGCTCTGCTCAACCACCCTGCGCACCAGTCGGTCACTGTGGGTGAGACAGTGAGCTTCCTGTGTGACGTGGTGGGTCGGCCCAGGCCTGAGATCACCTGGGAGAAGCAGCTGGAGGATCGGGAGAACGTGGTCATGAGGCCCAACCACGTGCGAGGCAACGTGGTGGTCACCAACATCGCCCAGCTGGTCATTTACAACGCCCAGCTCCAGGACGCCGGCATCTACACGTGCACCGCCCGCAACGCTGCTGGCGTCCTGCGGGCCGACTTCCCGCTGTCGGTGGTCAGGGGGGGTCAGGTTTCGGCCACCGCAGAGAGCAGCCCCAACGGCACGGCTTTCCCCGCAGCCGAGTGCCTGAAGCCCCCCGACAGTGAGGACTGCGGCGAGGAGCAGACCCGCTGGCACTTCGACGCCCAGGCCAACAACTGCCTGACCTTCACTTTCGGCCACTGCCACCGCAACCGCAACCACTTTGAGACCTACGAGGCCTGCGTGCTGGCCTGCATGAGCGGGCCGCTGGCCGTGTGCAGCCTGCCCGCCCTGCAGGGGCCCTGCAAGGCCTACGCGCCCCGCTGGGCCTACAACAGCCAGTCGGGCCAGTGCCAGTCCTTCGTCTACGGCGGCTGCGAGGGCAACGGCAACAACTTTGAGAGCCGCGAGGCCTGCGAGGAGTCCTGCCCCTTCCCCCGGGGGAACCAGCGCTGCCGGGCCTGCAAGCCCAGGCAGAAGCTCGTCACCAGCTTCTGTCGGAGTGACTTTGTCATCTTGGGCCGAGTCTCCGAGCTGACGGAGGAGCCTGACGCGGGGCGCGCCCTGGTGACAGTGGACGAGGTCCTAAAGGACGAGAAGATGGGCCTCAAGTTCCTGGGCCGGGAGCCGCTGGAGGTCACTCTGCTCCACGTGGACTGGACCTGCCCCTGCCCCAACGTGACCGTGGGCGAGACACCACTTATCATCATGGGCGAGGTGGATGGCGGCATGGCCACACTGCGGCCCGACAGCTTCGTGGGCGCGTCCAGCAGCCGGCGGGTCCGGAAGCTGCGTGAGGTCATGCACAAGAAAACCTGCGATGTCCTCAAGGAATTCCTGGGCTTGCAGTGA